From the genome of Magnolia sinica isolate HGM2019 chromosome 12, MsV1, whole genome shotgun sequence:
tgtgtttggatgcactgttgaatcaaattgcaataattagtttgATTAactggaaatgaccaaattggaaTTACCTTCCTAGGATTCATATTGAGGCTCCAAATCGCAACTGCGTTACTTTCGTGTCTCACTTGAGAGAATGTAACTACTACATGAGGATTACCTCCTCATTACAACAAGTAATGGATATAATTCTGAAACtagtaattgcaattcaattcaatggtaGCTCATGCCTTAGCCTATGGATGCAATGCTTCTGCTGCTCGGGCTGCATTCACATGACCTTATATTACAAATGGATCACATTGTATCTACATCTCTTTACTGAAATATTCACTTTGATACTTGCTATGGTAACTAagagtgtgtttggatgtaccccaAATCATTTGGAAGACATTTTGGCCGGACTGGGTTGTGCACTCGGGATGTTGTGGGTAACCAGATCCACATTTTTGTGGGATATGGGTGTTATGCTTTTCCACCCAAAATCAATATCCATTACAGTGATGTCCTTCCTGAAATTTATGGATATTAATTTGGGAAGAAAAGCATCTGGTCCACTCGCTTTTCTATGGACACCCAAATACACCCTGATGCAATCAAGTGTGGTTGTTTTCTGCACTTCATAGATTTTCTTTCCTGAATGTTTTTATATGTTGAAGCCTTGGGTGTTTGATGGTATGTACTTATCAGCGATTGGAGATTATATAATAGCAGTGGCGGAACTGTAATATGGCAGATCCATGCCTCTAGTGCACATGACAGGGTAACCTATCATTTCACCGACTGTCCACCTTGTTGGCCGTATCAACACAGATCAGATGATCatagccatctgatcagtggaATTCGAAGAAACAGTAGGAAATAAAGTCATTAACAGTCAAACATTTCACTACCGGAAAGTGAAGTATGGTGGATAGATTGAATTGTCTCATAGATGTGAATTTTGAAGCATAAGCCATCCATGATAGAACCCACGAGATGGACAGCCCTGGTTTATAGATCACCCTGCCACACATACTATGgggagatggctctaccatgttCTGATTCTTTCAGCTATACCATATGATCTCCCATCAGTGACTTAGTTCTTTAGGTATGTGTTTGAGTCGAATATATAATTTCATTTGCTACATCTTTTTGCAGGCATCAGCGAACTCTATACGAGAAAGATATGGGCGTTTAAACCTTCTGATTAATGCATCCGGAGTTCTTTCAATACCTGATGTATTACAACCAGGTTTGTCCCCTTGTAGAATATTTAACGTTGTGGTTGGTTTCTTGAAGGAGGAATGCCCATATCTCACCATGGTTTGTAAATTGGTTTCATCATGGACCAAATCGGTCACCACTAATATGAGGCTGCATTGCCCTTTATGGGGCTGTCTTGGTCCGATACGGGCCAATATAGCTGTATCGTTTGTAGGTGATATTGGTATGTATCGGGCAATACATGCCAGTTTCAGATGATACATCAAACCATGTATCTCGCACAAACTACATGGGGGTGGAGTGCGGAGAAAAGGAGAAGTGTTTTGGCGCCTCTTTTTACTTGGGGGTTTGTGGTTGATTTGGGTCTAATGCAATGATAGATGCTTTTGCAATGTCATCCAAATGAGGTTTTCAAGAAGGCCAAATTCAGTGTGATTGCATGGGCAATCATCTGTTAAGCAATCTTTGGGGAAGCCGGATCCTCTACAAAGGTTTCCACGTGTACAAATCGACATGTGGGGCCTAGTGTGCTGTTttaaatgacatccaatccatctatcattTGTGCCTCCTATTTTCTTCTTGGAGCctaaagatccaaaactcaagtggaccacagcatagggaATAGCCGGGATGGggatgcccgccattaaaaaccttccaaattgtatgtggggcccactgtgttttGTATATTCCATGTAATCCATTCAATGGATGCATTCGACTAGAATGGATGGACgcaaaaaaatcaggctattacaaaactcaagtgggccacaaaatgtgGTTTTAGAGGTtacgcatgattttacatggtgtggcctgccCGAGccaggtattccataacggtaatggtggtcataacagccaccaccattacgTTTAAGATACAGGTCGTAACTGTAAACAGGGAGGAGCTGAAagattttctgtatttgagacaacccaaaggggttgaatatatagagattacagtcatctatacaagaaaaataataaaatcagaatcctctacctatggaaacgaactatacaaggtatactagctatacaaggtatacaaggcatgtgagcaatcctctacctatggaaacgaactatacaaggtatactagctatataaggtatacaaggtatacaaggcatgtgagcaatcctctacctatggaaatgaactatacaaggtatactagctatacaaggcatgcgagcctgtctaacatcccccctcaaactaatgctggtcatcggcaagtaatagtttgccaactagaaatgagtgacgtgcagaagtgagggacttggtgagaatgtcggcaatctgatcatgagatgcaacatgtggaagagaaatgagcccagactgaaatttctcgcggataaagtgatagtcaacttcaatatgcttcgtccgttcatgaaaaaccgggttaaaGGCAATATGAATGGTACTTAGATTTttgacatggagtggagtaggattctgcagaggagtgcccaagtcagaaagaagtccacgtaaccagacaagctcactacatgcagcggacatcgcccgatactcggctttTGTGCTCGATTTGAAACCAGTGgcttgcttcttacacttccaagagatgagagaggtGCCAAGAAAaatacagtagccagtggtagatctttgtgtgagagcgcaaccggccTAATCAgtatccgaataagcacgaaggtccagagtcgccgtggaggagaagaaaagtgatcgatctagagttccacgtaggtactgTAGGATGCGCAACACCACAGTCAGATAAAGAgttcgaggagcagaaacaaactgactgacaaCTTGGACAACGTAGGCagtatcagggcgagtcatagttaagtaaaccatactcccaaccaaacggcggtataagtcgGTCTGTGCAAGGAGATCACCATTGTCACGACCATATTAAACTTCAAGTTCTAAGGgggtctgaactgtcttctgatccgtcaatgatgccaaagcgagaagatccttggtatgtTTACGCTAGCTGAtcaggatcccacgtttagaacatgaaatttcaagcccaagaaagtatgttagatggccgaggtctttcatcttgaaggatgattgcagaacttcctttaaagccgagatgctagtagcatcgctaccagtcaaaAGTTGGTCATCAACATATACGAGAACAATGAAAATTCTgcgagcagtggtgcgcaaaaataaggatgggttaTGACTACTTTGAGTAAAGCTAGCACCTGTAGCAACTTCATGAAAGCGTTGGAActatgcccgaggtgcctgtttgaggccatacagggctttctttaggcgacataccttattgtcagggattaaagagctaggaggaggtttcaaatatactgtttcttggaaGTCTttatgaagaaaagcatttttcatatCCATCTAAGCAAGTTGTCAAGAGCGAACGGAAGATGTTGCTAGAAGAGTAcaaacagttttcatcttggccatgagagcgaatgtctcatcataatcaattccatattcctgtttgtatccctgagtgacaagccgagccttgtatcgatctaaTGATTCATCAAACTTGAgtttgacagaataaatccatttactaccAATTAGTTGTTGGTCAGTggatcgagtgacaatgtcccacgtatgattatcatccaatgccgcgagttcttctgccatagccttcttccaacaatcataagTGGCTGCCTGagtgtatgaagtaggaatagagacagtatccagagtagcattcatggcagacatagagcatatcaagcgatcaggctcTCGATGTACACGAGCGGAatgacgtatcgaggtaggttcaggatctgcaacaggtacagtaggttcgggttgagtaataagtggtggatctgtacgtggttgATGCGAGTAAACCTGTAACGGACGAGGGATAGTGCtcgaggcaaaaggaatatcaggaaAAGTAGTTAGACCAGGAGATTTGGCGGCGTGtgaaggaggaagagatgaatgaaagggaatatgttcaagaaaaataacatgtcgtgaaacccgaacacgagaAGAAatcggatcataacatcgaaaacccttttgagtttctccaaatcccaagtacatacctttgatcgattttggagatagtttgttacgctcACGTGAAGTAAGGTGAACataacaaacacaaccaaaaacacgaaatgtggaatatgtaggagGTAAGTCTGTGAGAACAAAGTATGGAGATTGACTGTTCAGAacgttggttggcatccggttaatcaagtagactgaatgtaacattgcttctgcccagaaagaacgaggaataCTCATAGAtatcatcagggtgttggcagtttcaacaatatgacgattttttcgttcagccaccccgttctgttgtagAGTATCaaaacaggtggtctgatgaataatcccatgaccctgaaaAAATGTATGAAAATCTGTTAAGAGATATTCCCCCCCCGAGTCAGAGCGaagagtttgaactggaacccgaaattgagtctccaccatagagtgaaatatcttgaatttttcaaaaacctgtgacttcgagtgcagaaagtaaatccaggtgtaacgtgtgaaatcatcaatgaatataacatagtatcgtaacccaaaGAGAGacaattggtgaaggaccccaaacatccgtatgcactagttcaaacatagaagatgattttgtagtacttagaggaaaatgaatacacttactttttgaaagacaacaagatgaacaagaataattcaaatattttttattaagagaaacattccataacatgccagaagaaaataactgaattaactgatcggaatgtggatgacccaggcaaaagtgccacagtttccacaatttatttgccgaacaaatatctgatgaaaatggagaaaagaaGCAACGAgtcggagtgacagatggatcaaagtccagcacgtacaaACGATCATGCcgcctacccatcccaagtaccttTCTTGTTGTCAGATCCTgtacaaaacaacagttgggaagaaatatgactaaacaGTTATTGGAtatgagttgaccaactgaaattaaattggaggagaggttggggacatgaaacacatctcGAAGGGTGAATTGGCGAtgggcagaaggagagaaagtcaatgatccaacggactAAATGGGTGGTCTAGTGTCATTCGCAGTAGAAATAACCTGATttccggtgtagggacgaatgtcacgaagatatGATACAgtaccagtcatatgattggaagcacccgaatcgaagaaccatgtagaagatggggatatacctgacataccggccgcagaaagggcctgaacgatttgccgGAGTATCAcaggagtcaaaggtgatgaaagaccttcaacAGAAATAGTAAatgcagtatcactaacagaTGGCTCGAAAGAAATAGTGgtagcagtagcagaaagagcacgaccacggctaCGGctgaaagaagatgcataggcacaTGTACGGcaatcctgaataccatgaccagtccgttgacaataagcgcaccattctttgcattgagcgacgacatgacccaccttgttgcaaccgcgacaagtcaaaggagtAGAACCACGGGTTGGtatagtggtggacacagcaaacaccatatcagatgatcttggagttgaggaaggaagagagagaactttcagtcgttgttcctcagccaataaatcattaataaccgaattcaatgaaggagtagggctacggtttaAGAGAGCAgtccgacaatgctcaaattccagacacagcttcataagaaattgtcgaacttgcgcactctcgcgcatagtttggaatatcttaaagtcatgaggaaacgttggatccatcatagccatctctgtccaaattgtgacaattttggagtaaaatgattgaatactgtcgtcaccctgagtaaggttaacgagatcctgttccaggcggtataaccgggccgcattactctgttgataaattgtctggagatgctccaacattgccttagcagtgcgatgaggtgtgaggccaacagtaatggaccgatcgaccgaatcgagaatctagGTAATAATctgtccattgttcatttcccaatcagctaatttgtcggcatttgtggaagtggggatagtaacagatccatcaattagtccccacaaaccactacccttgaggaagttctgaaaatggatgaccCATAGAGAATAGTTAGTACTATTAAAACTACAATGTGGGGCCTCTGTATGTGATGAGTCCTTGTCCATTGATCTGAAGTAATGTAAAGTacgcaaagagttgcagcagaagaaggtTTTAGATGTACCTTGCAACAGGAGATACCCAAGGGATTGCAGTTTCAGGATCTGGCGTAATAGTAATAGCAACAGGGGCGCTGGATCTGGAAAATCTAGATCTGGAACAGCAACAGGGGTTGCTGGATCTGGAACGAAGTTTGGCAAAAACAACAGATCGGAGAGCAGAGGGCCGTGCAATAGGGATGGTCAGACGAGCAGGGGCGACGCTATAggggtggtcggacgagcaggtGCGATTGGACGATGCTGTAGaggtggccggacgacgcagggatGGTGGATGGACGCAGCAGGGATGGGGGCCGGACGTAGCAGAGATGGTGACCGGACGCAGGGATGGTCGAATCTGACAGGTGGTGCCAGTTTTGGATCAatgaagctctgataccatgtaaacagagaggagctgaaagattttctgtatttgagacaacccaaaggggttgaatatatagagattaccgtcatttatacaaggaaaataataaaatcagaatcctctacctatggaaacgaactatacaaggtatacaaggcatgtgagcaatcctctacctatggaaacgaactatataaggtatacaaggcatgtgagcctgtctaacagtaacggctgttatggcccccgtgacggccattacggtctcttttatcattaaaagaaaaaatccaaaaaacttgTATTTGCCCAATaacattgaaaaataaataaattgaaaaacgtatgtcccataatagaccattatggGGCTATTGCAACCTTTACAAGGGGCGTAATGGGACGTTAATGGCGGTTATAGGTTATTTTTTtgcataacggttgttacggctgttacgaccccgtaatgtgtaatAGTTgtcaccattacctttatgtttATGACACACCatgcacctgagttttggatcgacaTGAGTGTTGGGAGCCATGGAGAATGGTAGGGGATGCACATGTTGTTTCAGTGCACAAAAATTTTCAGAAATAACGACATTTGTCTAATTAGATATTAATTCTGTAACATTAACAATGAATAATCAAGCAGAGGTTAAATTAGAATGTGTGCACTTGGATCCGAGAAGAGAAAAAAAGATAATAGAAATGGAATAATTAGGGGAGGCGCGTAACCAGGTCGCTTTCCCGAAGATGATTCATGCCTATTTCTTGAAccagatgaatggcccagatgcGTTGCTGCAATCGCCCTTGTGATACAACCACTGACCGACAACAATGGCCGACTTCAACACCATAATGGTTGATGCTCAATAACAATAATATTATAATTAGAAAACAAAAAATGATGGTAATAGAAGATCGATAagactttgagagagagagagagagagagagagagagagagagagagagagagactatggtACCGCGATTAGGAGCGAGAGTGGCAATCCTAGGGAAAACTTCCTGCAGCGGTCATCCGCACACTAAATATCTACCCAGAATCAGATTTGACTACCATTCCCAATGGCAAAGGCAATGTTTCTGTGAACCAGACACTATAGCTTTCCACATACTAGATGCACGATAAAGGGATGATCTTTTAACACACCAACCACCTTTGTGGGTGCCATACTTACTGGCTATTATCTCCCTCCACAGTTGGCCTTCTTCGGTTCCGAACTTCCATATTCATTTCCCCAAAAGAGCTAGGTTCATTAGGCACAAATTTTTTATGCCAACCCCTCAAATATTGGCTTACAAACCTCTCCCCAATGTAGAAGGTGGATTTTCCTTTCGTATGCACCAAGCTAGGACACTTgaataaagatatgaaatataaaggCATGTTAAAAAAAGCCGCTTTGATTAAAGTAAGCCTTcggcccctgcattaatcacccccgagtCTCGAGCACGAGACCtcttgctctaataccaatttgatgagggacaattaaccacttgctctaaaagctcaaactaataaagcatggtgaattaatccatttatctcatagcccaggccctacatccATAGGTTAGATCctcagccgaaccctcctcgtgggccccaaattacatgggttccgcctcacacgagacacccacctcacacgggccgcacACCtcaagtgtgcccccgcatcccacaggccaccccactcaagcccatcgtgaaaatgcccctgcattagcttCTCTCTATGTCTAGAATCAATGCATTCATGAGCGATAAGCACAATATCAAGAATGTGTCTCTCCATCACAAATGCCCCTAGATTGTATGCAATAACCTTGGACCACACACCTCTGAAACGCAATGTCAAGAACTTAGCTAGAATCTTGTATGGGCTGCCTATTAAGCCGATAGGCTGAAAATCTTTGAGCTGCTCCGCTCTTTCAACTTGGGTAGAAGCGCAATAAAAGAAGCTTAACCTAGAAACGTatgtattggatccggctcatttgtGTTCTTTTGTCTCTTTTGATTCTTGTTGGTTTTCTTCTTTATAAGCCTAAGCTGCGGAATTCTCATTTTTGCCTTGTTtgtcttttaataaaattttgttacctttcaaaaaaaagaagaagaagattttattatttatttattaccttttattattattatcattattgtgTATGGCCCATCCATAGTAGGGGTGGTAATTTAATGAGATAGGGAGCTTGATAACCTAGATATCAACAAAATAAATCAGTATTGGTAGTGGTGCCAATTGTCGTGCCCGAGCACGGTCATTTGCCTGCCCGAGTAGTTAGTCTGCTTGTAGTTTTAATTGTAGGTTAGGCTTCTTTTGGTTTATTAATATGAAATCAGAGGGCCAGTTTACTACAAGGCCTTGTATTGTAAGCTTATCCTACAAGTTCTGCATGTGGGCTCCAACGTCTCCATCAGGGTTGACCCACCATGAAAGTCGGATGCCCCAAAATTCAGGTCGATCCAACTATCATGTTGGCCACCACATGAATTTCGAGGTTTTTGGATGTTTGTCCATTGTATTATGTGGTGGGGTGTACCATGtggtgtatatgccatccaagtagTGCATTACACAGGGCCCGCTGTGATTATGAGATGCATataatcattaggtgggctatgCATGGAAATCAGTggatgaccattaaaaaaaacctccaaattaatgtggctcacatgatggttggatcggcaTAATTTTGGGGCTTCCCTACTTCCATGGTAGGGTGACCCTGCTGGACAGGTTGGATACCGTACACAGgacttgtgggccccatgtgcagcCCTTGTAGAATATGCTTATTTTACAAGGACTTGTAGAGGAACCAGCCTCTTGTAGGTTAGGCCAGCTTCGGTTTCTTAGTACAGAAACTAATTATCTTGGCTCTCCAGTGCAGAAACGACTTTGACTAAAGTACAAAAGTCATCTTTGATGTTTGCATATGAAGTTAatgcagtgggccccattttAGTGATCAAGGTATAAATTCTTTGTTTATTTGCATGTATTTATTcttctaagggcgtgtttggttgccacctaaaatgagttcatcttatttTTGTCAACATCATTTACTTACTAGAGTCCAACCGGTTAGACCATCCACCGagcaaataacttccaacctattataTGTGTGCGAGATCCAACCCTTCCAAAAGGTTGTTCCCCCTATGAGGATCCCCTTGTGCTACATCAGCCccttccactcatcaggtgggctacaccatagaaaacaatttctaGCCATCGATAAGTAAAAAGGTATAAGCATGGTCCTCTCGATGAGTACGTGTGGCTATTTTTGGTTGATGTGATCCTCATGATGGGgacaacctattggacgggttaGATGCCACGGGAACGTTAAAGCTTGAAAGTTATCTGCTAATTGGATGGTAACTTAAGGTCCAACCGGTTAGACTTGAGAACTTCTTTAATATAAATGGTTGGTTATATTTTTAATCGATgcgggaaaaaaagaagaagatatctAATGCATAATTgcaattaaataaaatgagatgaacctaTAGCACCCAAAACAGGCCCCAAGTATATGATGCTCCATTGAAATAAAAGGAGTTGATTGTTTGTTTGACCCAGAAATTTAATAGTTGGGTCTCACATTTCAGTGATCCAGAACCATTCACCTAGTGGGCCACCAACATAATGGATGCCTGTGCCATTAAACATCTCAtccattggatgatcttaactagCGGGCCACTGGCCTGCAAATGTGGTTTTGGTGTGTGAGATTTTCTATAGGAATGGCTTTTGTGGGAAGTACGACCTGAATCATAGAAATGTGGGAGCATTGTACatctcctattttttttattttttttttaatgattcatTTCATATAATTTTCCATTTTCTTCTCGACATGTCTATCCTGATTTTGTACAAATATCTTTTTACACAAAACATGAGGACTGTCAATTAGATGGACTGGCCCACCTTGCTTCCATGCCATTAGACAAGATCCAAGCCTGTATTTCaagtctgatttttgggtcaaATTACGAAATGTACCAAACATGGTGCGGCCCAGACCTAGCCATTGCCGCCCTAAAAAAAACGCTATGTGCTTGGAACTTATGTGCCCAAAAGCTTTTCAATTCTCTCACAGATGAGTCCACTTCATGAATTTGGTTAGCAGCACATGTGGCCACTTCTAAAGGCTGGAGGAGGCTCTGGGACAGAAAGGGACGTTGCGATCGTAGCGAATTTAAGTGCTAGGGTGGGCTCCATCGGAGACAACCGCTTCGGGGGATGGCATTCATATCGGTCATCAAAGTCAGCACTCAATCAATGTATGTCCTTCTTCACGTATGCCTATTTATACTTACGGGGAgttacttgatactctggcagagtacatCACTTGATATGCAGGAAGTATTTTTACATGTGGCAGATAatgactcaaattaaaccaaattaTGGAACCCACTCTCTAATTCTCAGTCCCAAAACCGTATTGGTTGAACAATACTAACCTCCAACTCATGGACACTTTTGTGGTGAAATACGACCATTGGATACTTTGAACAATACTTTGATTTTTTTGGTTCATGGATACATCTAAATTGGGATCTATAATTTggacattttaattttaattacttttatgccacatgcaatttctaagtacctgcgcatcatccatcacacacttCTAGAGTatctattttttttagtttttgtatTCATTTGATTTACACCAAAATCTCAATGATGAAAtaccataaaataaaatttagaagagagagagagagagagagagagagagagagagaggtttgctgCAATTCGACCAACGCATTGTTATATGACACTTGGGACTATAAACATCGGATATGGGGTTATGCctcgatgatccaaaccattgagctGAGGAGATATGCAGCTGATGGTggtgtaatgcaggggcattttcacgaCAGGCTTgagggatgcaggggcacacttggggtgggtggcccgtggaacccatggatttggggagctcaaactgataaagtatggtgaattaatccctccTCGTGggtcccaaatccatgggttccgtgggtcgcccaccccgagtgtgcccctgcatcccacaggccactccacttgagcctggtgtgaaaatgcctccgcattaatcaccctcggtgaggagtctcgaacacgagacctcctgccctgataccaatttgatgtaggacaattcgagcttttagagcaagtggttaattgtcttgcatcatggtggccGCTAGGAAAATCTTCATGATTCCAAAATCCTAAACATGGCCCAAGAAAAAGCAATTAAGtagatggtccatattcaaagtAAAATAGTAAATGATCAAAGGGGTCGAAATGTTTCAATCGAAGAGCCTTTTTCTGTTTCCATCCACTGTGAGGGATGTCATATAAATGGTGGGGCCCGAGCACCAGTCAGCCAACCATTGGGTCTTTGGCCCTTGGATGGCTTATGCTAGTTTGGTCTCCAACGGAGTAGATCACACGCACTTGTGCCCCTTTGGCACATGCATGGTGTGTAGATGGTCTCTCTTACATTCAACCCAACCTGATTTTAACCTTTCAACCTAAACTTGACCTGATTTTTAGTTGGGTGCGAAATGGTGGACCTGAACCTGACCCAATTTCTAAACAGGTCCAAGAAAATTAGACACAGACCCATAAAAATTGGGTCGGGTCCATAGGTACCCACAGGTCCAGGTGCCCATTGACATGGAAATACTGCAGCAGATGAGTGCGGTACATCCAAGCCATACATCAGTTGGGTCTGAACAAATTGTTAACTATCTGCACTCAATTTGCATGTGTTGCcttcttgatgagtggaccagcttcATTTTCAGGCTAGCTCATCTGCTGCAGAATTTCCATGTTGGCAAATGTGGACTTAGTTCATTGAATATGACTTCTCCTTATAATGTGTGCAGTGACGAAGACTATATCGGTGGAATTCGCACGAAAGGACCCAATCGCTTGCATCTTATTGCATCCGGGGACAGTGGATACAGACCTCTCAAAGCCATTTCAAAGAAACGTTCCAGATGGTAAGCTATTTACAAAAGAATTTTCAGTGCAAAAGCTCTTAGGCATCATCGACAATGTGAAAATCAGGGACAACGGGAAGTTCTTTGCTTGGGACGGTCAAGAAATTCCTTGGTAGATAGTCATTTTTGAATTATCCTTGATCATCACAAACCCATAAAaacttaaattaaaaaaaaaaaaaaaaaaaaaacaaaagaacatGTAACGGATTTATCCAAGTTGGTTCATTCCATATCTCTACATACATGGCAAATGCACAAGATCTGGACCTTTCATCTGGTGGGTTCTATTGTGGCCTTGTTTGGGAAAGGCGGAAATCGTGGAAAAGAATACAAATTCTACAATTTCCTCTCTTTGAGAAACCAAAATGAGGGGAAAATCCATTTCTTTGTCCTAGCTTTTCCTCGAAAAAACAAGTAAAACTATTTTCCAGAAATGCTATTGACCTTAGATTTCTAAGGTCTTGAGGGA
Proteins encoded in this window:
- the LOC131220857 gene encoding uncharacterized protein LOC131220857 isoform X1 — encoded protein: MKLLILRTLVGPTRLRSTVHKASICSSALQWESGVSLVQGASRGIGLEFARQLLERNEKEHVIATCRNPDGATGLLELKRRFMERLYLLPLDVTNESTIEASANSIRERYGRLNLLINASGVLSIPDVLQPETTLTKVQKSSLMFAYEVNAVGPILVIKHMWPLLKAGGGSGTERDVAIVANLSARVGSIGDNRFGGWHSYRSSKSALNQLTKTISVEFARKDPIACILLHPGTVDTDLSKPFQRNVPDGKLFTKEFSVQKLLGIIDNVKIRDNGKFFAWDGQEIPW
- the LOC131220857 gene encoding uncharacterized protein LOC131220857 isoform X2, which translates into the protein MKLLILRTLVGPTRLRSTVHKASICSSALQWESGVSLVQGASRGIGLEFASANSIRERYGRLNLLINASGVLSIPDVLQPETTLTKVQKSSLMFAYEVNAVGPILVIKHMWPLLKAGGGSGTERDVAIVANLSARVGSIGDNRFGGWHSYRSSKSALNQLTKTISVEFARKDPIACILLHPGTVDTDLSKPFQRNVPDGKLFTKEFSVQKLLGIIDNVKIRDNGKFFAWDGQEIPW